In Vibrio atlanticus, the following proteins share a genomic window:
- the ggt gene encoding gamma-glutamyltransferase, with protein sequence MQWKTKLTTLATSTLLFASYVSWANQAADSVAPEQSSGLETKQLVKANDWMVTAANPLATQAGADVLARGGNAIDAMVAVQLMLGLVEPQSSGIGGGAFLVYFDGKDKQLKTYDGRETAPLDATPRLFQDENGQPLKFYDAVVGGRSVATPGTVQLLWDTHQKYGKLEWESLIKPIAQLAEKGFTISPRLATLIENDQERLSRFATTKAYFFNADGSPKTAGTQLKNPEYAATLNAISKNGAKAFYQGEISADIINTVQTAKGNPGVLAQKDFDAYSIKQREPVCSAYESYQVCGMGPPSSGALTVGQILAMTEQFDLKSWGPNDAKSWQVLADASRLAFADRGMYMADQDYIPMPTQGLVNTDYLQERAQLITAGKALESAPSGTPPWDHAMQRSQDVSIELPSTSHFNIVDSDGNVVSMTTTIENAFGSRLMVRGFLLNNELTDFSFKTHNDGKPIANRLEPGKRPRSSMAPTIIMQDDKPYMAIGSPGGSRIIGYVAQAIIAHTQWDMDIQQAINQPHFLNRFGTLDLEKGTSAENFKPELEKMGFEVNVRDLNSGLHAIRITKDGLEGAADPRREGAAIGQ encoded by the coding sequence ATGCAGTGGAAAACAAAACTAACAACCCTCGCCACTTCTACCCTACTTTTTGCCTCTTACGTCAGTTGGGCAAATCAAGCTGCCGATTCCGTCGCACCCGAACAAAGTAGTGGTTTAGAAACCAAACAACTCGTTAAAGCCAACGACTGGATGGTCACTGCGGCCAACCCACTGGCGACCCAAGCGGGTGCCGATGTACTTGCTCGTGGTGGTAATGCCATTGATGCCATGGTTGCTGTGCAGCTGATGCTTGGCTTAGTGGAACCTCAATCCTCAGGTATTGGTGGTGGCGCGTTCCTTGTTTATTTTGATGGCAAGGACAAGCAACTCAAAACCTACGATGGTCGTGAAACTGCACCACTTGATGCCACACCACGTCTATTCCAAGACGAAAACGGACAACCGCTTAAATTCTATGATGCAGTGGTTGGCGGTCGTTCTGTTGCCACACCGGGCACGGTGCAATTGCTGTGGGACACTCACCAGAAATACGGTAAATTAGAGTGGGAATCACTGATTAAGCCCATAGCTCAACTGGCTGAAAAAGGCTTTACCATCAGCCCACGTTTAGCAACCTTGATTGAAAATGACCAAGAGCGACTAAGCCGCTTTGCCACAACTAAGGCCTACTTCTTCAATGCCGATGGCAGCCCGAAAACAGCGGGTACTCAACTTAAGAACCCAGAATACGCGGCAACGTTAAACGCTATCTCGAAGAACGGTGCTAAGGCCTTCTATCAAGGTGAGATCTCTGCCGACATCATTAATACTGTGCAAACTGCCAAAGGTAACCCTGGCGTATTGGCGCAGAAAGATTTCGACGCGTATTCAATTAAGCAACGTGAGCCAGTTTGTTCTGCTTATGAAAGCTATCAAGTATGTGGAATGGGACCACCAAGTTCAGGTGCATTAACGGTTGGGCAGATCTTAGCGATGACCGAGCAGTTTGACCTCAAATCATGGGGACCAAACGACGCAAAATCTTGGCAAGTGTTAGCAGACGCTTCTCGCCTAGCCTTTGCTGACCGTGGTATGTACATGGCCGATCAAGATTACATACCGATGCCAACCCAAGGGTTAGTCAATACTGACTATTTGCAGGAACGTGCCCAGTTAATTACCGCAGGCAAGGCATTAGAAAGCGCACCATCAGGCACGCCACCGTGGGATCACGCCATGCAAAGAAGCCAAGATGTTTCTATTGAATTGCCGTCCACCAGCCACTTCAATATTGTTGATAGCGATGGCAATGTCGTTTCAATGACCACCACCATTGAGAATGCCTTTGGCTCACGCTTGATGGTGAGAGGCTTCCTACTCAACAACGAGCTGACCGACTTCTCATTCAAGACCCATAACGATGGTAAACCTATCGCCAACCGACTTGAGCCGGGTAAGCGTCCACGTTCTTCAATGGCACCCACCATCATCATGCAAGACGATAAACCTTACATGGCGATTGGCTCTCCCGGTGGCAGCCGTATCATCGGTTATGTAGCACAAGCGATCATTGCGCATACCCAATGGGACATGGATATTCAGCAAGCGATCAACCAACCACACTTCCTAAACCGTTTCGGTACCTTAGATTTGGAAAAAGGAACATCAGCGGAAAACTTCAAACCTGAGCTAGAAAAGATGGGATTTGAAGTCAACGTTCGCGATCTTAACTCTGGTTTACACGCGATTCGCATCACAAAAGATGGTTTAGAAGGCGCTGCAGACCCTCGTCGTGAAGGTGCAGCCATTGGTCAGTAG
- the tpx gene encoding thiol peroxidase — translation MSHVTFKGAAVPLTGTFPQTGEKSPSFALTAGDLSELTLASLEGKKVVLNIFPSIDTATCATSVRTFNAKAAELENTVVVCISADLPFAAGRFCELEGIEGVQHASTFRSPAFASDYGVAIAEGPLSGLTTRAVVVVDEKGVVTHSELVAEITEEPNYEAALAAL, via the coding sequence ATGTCACACGTTACCTTCAAAGGCGCTGCTGTACCGCTAACGGGCACATTCCCACAAACAGGTGAAAAGTCACCAAGCTTTGCACTGACTGCAGGCGATCTTTCTGAACTGACTCTTGCTTCTCTTGAAGGCAAGAAAGTGGTTCTAAACATCTTCCCAAGCATCGACACAGCAACTTGTGCAACGAGCGTACGCACGTTCAACGCAAAAGCGGCAGAGCTTGAGAACACGGTTGTTGTTTGTATTTCTGCTGACCTACCGTTTGCTGCGGGTCGCTTCTGCGAACTAGAAGGCATTGAAGGCGTTCAACACGCCTCAACTTTCCGTTCTCCTGCATTCGCATCAGACTACGGCGTAGCGATCGCTGAAGGCCCACTATCAGGCCTAACAACACGCGCAGTTGTCGTTGTTGATGAAAAAGGTGTGGTAACACACAGCGAGTTGGTTGCAGAGATCACTGAAGAACCAAACTACGAAGCGGCACTTGCAGCACTGTAA